The Elusimicrobiota bacterium genome segment GCATTATCGATGCTCCGATAGCGGACGATGTGAGCTCCCTCGAGCAGAGCGAAGGGAGTCGTGTACTCCTGGCTGGGGGCTCCATCGAGGGAGTATTCGGTGGAACGGACCCCGGATTGTACGGAAGCGGTCGAGGCGTCCGCTGCGGCGAGGCTGATGCTCGTCCACGAGGAGACGTAGAGGGTCCCCGCTGTGGAAGTGAAGCTGGGCCCGCCAAGGGCAAGCGTCGTTACGGGGGCCTGTTCATCTCTCGCCTCGACGGCGAGCTGCGCGCTGTGCAGGGACTCCTCGTTGCCGACGCGGTCCAGCGCGTACCACTGGAGCGTATGCGAGCCGGGCGCCACGGCAAAGGCCCCGTTATAGACGGGGTTGGCGCAGCTTCCCGGCGCGGCGAGCGGGCTATACGGGGTACCGGCGCATTCCGCCGCGGTCACGTTCAGGAAGAACCGGATCTCCTTGACGCCCGCGCCGGCCACGGAGCCGGCGACGAGCTCGGGGTCCGCCGCGAGGAGGGCCACCGCCTGGGTCGAGGAGAGCAGGAGCGGTCCGCTCACGGGGCCGGTGCTGCCGGAGACTTCGAGATGGCTGGCGGGCGCGGTCCCGTCGACATAGACGGTCTGCGCCGCCGGCTGCTCGATGTTCCCGGCCAAGTCGATGCTGTAGCCGTAGAGTGAATGGACGCCGGCGGCGAGCGCGAACGACGCGTAATAGGGCTGTCCGGGCGTCGTCGCGTGATCGACGAAGACGGTATCGACAAGGGAGTAGGTCCCCGCGACCCCCGCGGAGGTCTGCCCCGCCGGGGCGGGGTCCGAGGAGTTGAGCGTGAGATGTGAGAGCGGCGAGAGATAGATCCCGCCGGCGGCCGCGGCGGTCGGGGCCCCATAGGAGACCGTCGTCTGCGGCGGAGTCGTGTCCTGTCCGAGCGGCTCGCCGCTGAGGACCTGGAAGCTCGCGCCCTGTTGAGGCACGCCGGAGATGACGCTGATGTCCGCCCCGTGGGTGTCCAGATTGAAGGAGACGCTGAAGGTGCCGGGGGTCGCGCCCTGCGCGACCTCGTAGTCGGTGGAGAGGAAGACGGTCTGGCCCGGCTCGAGCGGGCCGGTGTCGCGCGTCGTGGGCGTGAAAAGAGTCAAAGCGGAAGGCGCCGTGATGCTCACGCCGACGCCGTCGGGCAGAGCCGCGGCGTCCGCGTCGAGATGGATGGGCAGGACGATGCTGCCCTTCTGTCCGACGGCGACTTCCGTCGCCGCCCAAGCCGGAATGGCCTGCACGGCCAACGTCGCCGTCATCAACACTCCAAAGATTGCCCTATTCATAGTCCTCTGCTAATGACTTCGCGCAATATTACTCTTCGGTATTAATCTTTCTAGCGCTCAAACCCTACTTCCCAAAAACACGTCTAATCAGTGTGCCGAGAACACATGCAAACCCATAATACAGAACGGAGCCAAACCCACACACCGCGATGTAGAAAATTAGAGGCAAATCTAAACCCAAGTGCTGTATCTCTATCCACAAAATAACAGCAAGAGGAAATGCGATGGTCTCCCATCGAAGGACACGCTCAAGCTGCTGAAAAAAAGATTTCCCTTTCCCAATGGACGCAACCAGAGTTATGAGCGGAGAGAGCGCAAGTAATATGCATGTAGCGGGAATCCAAAATGCAATTACAGGGAGCAGAACATACCAAGTGAATCTTTCGGCAATCGATTGCATCGGAGTCGGATTCATTAAAATACCTTCCCAATTCTCACACTTCCGCAACTGTTCATTGGATAGAGTACGGACTGCTTTCTCGACACACTGGCTTTACGTAACCATAGTTGTAATAGAATCGACCTCCCATGCGCACACTCCGATAATAGAGCGTCGCCCACGACTGAGCAACGCGATTCATTCCAGCTGTATTTTGCATGCACCTATAAAACTCATCATCACAGCTTTGTCTTGTCCGGCCTCCTGGATCCCCATCTAGATAACACGGATCATGGCCCCCACAACACTGACGGAAATCTTTCCCCCCATGAGTCTGTAAAAATTCTGGGCCTTCTCCTCCTGGGCCACAAGGATTGGCCTGTTTGGGTCCATAGAAAAGTATTACCGGATACCGATTACGAATATCTCCCCACCCAGGAGGCAAGTCTAGCGGCATAAGACCTAATGGATCGGTGTAGTTCCCTGGAGAATTTGAGACGTACTCGTATAAATTGCCCCGCCTCGCATGTACATACAGGTTCATATTCCCATTTGCGAGCCCTATCGGGTCTTCCTGACCAAATCGCCCAATACGCGGATCATATCCCTGTCGATACCGAAAGTCATACTGCCCCCGTTCCTCATCCCACTCCCTTGCCGTGAATGCATACAGACTCCCCGTAAACGACTGGCCCGAAGTCGTCGGCGTGCCGCGCAGATCGATGAACACCGGCTTGCCGTAGGCCTCGTACTCGACGCGCTCGACGAGGTTACCGTTGATGTCGCTGTGCGCGATGATGGAGCCCAAGCCGTCGGCATGCATGAGGTACTGCGAGCCGTCGGCCTTCGCGATCCCGAGCGGCTCGTCGATGCCGGGGCCGTGCAGGAACACGGCCAGGAACTGATTGTCGCCGTCCAGCATCGCCAGGATATCCTCGTTATCGTAGACGTAGCGGACGATCTGGCTCGCCAGGGTGCCGCTGGACTTCTCGATTCTCCGACCCAGGCCGTCGTACTTGTAGTTCCAGACCGTCCCGTCGGGCAGCGTCACCTGCGTGAGCTGGTTCTCGGCGTCGTAGGCATAGGTCGTCGTCTGATGCGAGAGCTTCCCCGTCGCCCCCGTCAGGTTGCCGTTGTCGTCATGCGCGTACTCATACTCGCTGTCCTGAGTGATTCGGTTGGCGGCATCGTACTGGTAGCCCGTGCGCACGGCGTCGGCCGTCCGGTTACCCACCGCGTCGTAGGCGAAGGTCTCGGCCTTGGTCGCAAGGTTGCTCGCGGCGGGGTGATTCGCCCCTGTCAGCCGGTGGAGGTTGTCGTAGGTGAAGACGTGCTCTCCGGCGGCGTCGGTCATGGTGTTCCGGTTGCCGGCCGCATCATAGGTATAGGTGACGCTCGCGAGCACGCTGTTGTCGCTCACCCTGAGGTGCGTCACCGAGAGCAGTTGTCCCGCCGCGTCGTACGCATAATCCGTCCGGGTGCCGTTGGGCAGGGTCATGTGCGTGCGGCGGCCGAGGGCGTCATAGTCGAAGAGGGTCTGCCGATTAAGTTGATCGGTGATCGTCTTCAGCCGGTCGAGCTCGTCGTAGGTGTAATTCAGGGTCAGCCACGGAGAGGCCATCAGGATGCGGTTGCCGTTCGCATCGTAGTCGTAGCCCAGCAGGACGGTGTGCCCCCCGGGCAGGGTCTGGACCGTCTCGCTCACGCGATTGGCCGGGTCGTAGGTCATCGCCACGACGCTGCCGTTGGGGTGCGAGACTCTCTTGAGGTTCCCCACGGCGTCGTACTCATAGCTCAGCGCCGGAGTCCCGGGCAGGGTCTTGCTGATGAGCCGATCGAGCGGGTCGTACTCGAAGGAGATGGTCTGTTCCTTGGCGTCGAAGACCGTCTTAAGATTGCCCTGCTTGTCGTAGCTGAAGCTCTTGGACTGGCCGAGGGCGTTGGTGACGGTGTTCAGCCGCCCCGCCGCGTCGTACCCGAACCCGGTCGCATGGTTCTTGGCGTCGGTGACGGTCTTGAGCAGGCGCGCCTCGCGGCCGGGGTCGTAGGCGTAGCGGGTGAGGCCGTTTAAGGCATCCTTGACCTCCGTAAGGTTGCCCATCGCGTCATAGGAGAACTCGGTGCGCTTGCCCGCGGGGTCTACATTCGCGACCAGGCGGGAGAGCTCGTCTCGCTGCAGCTGCGTCGTGCGCTGGAGCGAGTCGGTGACGCTTATGAGCGCCCCGTTGCTGTTATAGTCGAAGAGCGTGCTCCCATGCGCCGCGTTGTTAATCTGCTTCGTATGGCCCTGCGCGTCATAGACCATCTGCGTCGCGTTCCCGAGCGCGTCGACGACCTCGCTCAGGTTCCCGTTCGTGGGGTCGTAGTTCAGCGTCGTGGTATGCTCACGCGCGTCCTTGATCGTGCGCGGCTGGTTGAAGGCCGTTTCATAGGTGAGCTGCACCGAGTGATTCAAGACGTCGTAGGCCTTCGTCACGTTGCCGTTGCCGTCGAACTCGTAGTGAGTCGGGTTGTTGCGCGCGTCGTTCTGCAGGACGGCGTTCATGTTGGGGTCGTAGCCGAAGGCGCTGACCCCGCCGGCGGGATCCTCGATGCGCACGGGCTGCTTGAGTCCCCCGCGCGACTTCCACTCATAGACGGTCTGGCGGCCGAGGGCGTCGGTGAGCACCGTGCTGGAGGCGTGATAGGCGTAGGTCTGGAGGTGTTCCCCCCCGTCGTCCGACTGGCTGAGGACCCGACCCTCCACGTCATAGGTGTATGTGCGCTTGCCGCCGCTCGGGAAGGTCACCTGGGTCAGGCGATGCGCGGAGTCATAGGCGTAGCCGGTCATGTCGCCGTTGGGGTCCGTCTCGCTGACGCGGTTGCCCTGGGCGTCGTAGGTATAGCTCGTCGAGC includes the following:
- a CDS encoding RHS repeat-associated core domain-containing protein encodes the protein MFAPRNTTLGRFCFFAYSCILRSIGSFSLLLLLSAALPRDLRAVCSVDVLHAVANGRILGDSPVPPIGPSVQGGLFITNVPPSGLPPGTQTYIDGGISASAGSCVVGMLNFSSAYWRCDYSALPTGPHTNSIGVSLASYDASNNSKVEDCSAGNLTESFYVDRDVPIVTVQHPLALTNTVVSASDTFHGSADDGIMLCTIGSSMTWTDSEGQVHLLPPMTPNTNPALVSDIIYHPGFATTQWDVPLKNLWGSTITIHAFASDCAGHMSNDEARTFYVDGKPPLISFTTMSSVEVNGVFRPIVGSSTDDYGIQKVELSIFDTKEHKYWNGADFVDAETKIALPGIAGKEADWSYTISGATVPKDGGEWIVRVEATDLVGNVNAAVGHMIFLKQQTLSNLKSIEGDPRCTGGVNLAEGELNQYSVMLWLAEGSPALRMSASHNSQGAQDSRWGYGWVTEHDQTLYANPGGSVTWADGTGGRLVYFVSGQGTGGLPLYVRPINTYTSLLAQQMDSDGMPSRFLLSEKDGTSIRFDRLGVQNIFLPALLTDRNGSTLNYERDANGRLLKLTDIHGRYLTFSYGTNGRISVVRDSTGRSTSYTYDAQGNRVSETDPNGDMTGYAYDSAHRLTQVTFPSGGKRTYTYDVEGRVLSQSDDGGEHLQTYAYHASSTVLTDALGRQTVYEWKSRGGLKQPVRIEDPAGGVSAFGYDPNMNAVLQNDARNNPTHYEFDGNGNVTKAYDVLNHSVQLTYETAFNQPRTIKDAREHTTTLNYDPTNGNLSEVVDALGNATQMVYDAQGHTKQINNAAHGSTLFDYNSNGALISVTDSLQRTTQLQRDELSRLVANVDPAGKRTEFSYDAMGNLTEVKDALNGLTRYAYDPGREARLLKTVTDAKNHATGFGYDAAGRLNTVTNALGQSKSFSYDKQGNLKTVFDAKEQTISFEYDPLDRLISKTLPGTPALSYEYDAVGNLKRVSHPNGSVVAMTYDPANRVSETVQTLPGGHTVLLGYDYDANGNRILMASPWLTLNYTYDELDRLKTITDQLNRQTLFDYDALGRRTHMTLPNGTRTDYAYDAAGQLLSVTHLRVSDNSVLASVTYTYDAAGNRNTMTDAAGEHVFTYDNLHRLTGANHPAASNLATKAETFAYDAVGNRTADAVRTGYQYDAANRITQDSEYEYAHDDNGNLTGATGKLSHQTTTYAYDAENQLTQVTLPDGTVWNYKYDGLGRRIEKSSGTLASQIVRYVYDNEDILAMLDGDNQFLAVFLHGPGIDEPLGIAKADGSQYLMHADGLGSIIAHSDINGNLVERVEYEAYGKPVFIDLRGTPTTSGQSFTGSLYAFTAREWDEERGQYDFRYRQGYDPRIGRFGQEDPIGLANGNMNLYVHARRGNLYEYVSNSPGNYTDPLGLMPLDLPPGWGDIRNRYPVILFYGPKQANPCGPGGEGPEFLQTHGGKDFRQCCGGHDPCYLDGDPGGRTRQSCDDEFYRCMQNTAGMNRVAQSWATLYYRSVRMGGRFYYNYGYVKPVCRESSPYSIQ